The following proteins are encoded in a genomic region of Thermococcus henrietii:
- a CDS encoding GNAT family N-acetyltransferase, translating into MLIREARPEDRPFIEEIARLTWDGEDYLARVFDEWLGDNFYVLELDGRVIGTAKLTVLPGKVGWLEGLRVHPEYRGRGYGRLLHDFLLELGERLAEEGKIGALKFATYFLNRGSVSMAQKTGFHVKAKFFVFGAKTEGFQPEKPEKIEPELSDLTLGLIPVGWRFVGRSEEALEWIRENAHFYDFNGFRFLVSKKGATFTPLDVGLATLKAMLPAIAWVAEERGRESFDVMLPSGIKPLLPGLRRLGLTLWDETEEPNVLVFRKRLV; encoded by the coding sequence ATGCTCATACGCGAGGCAAGGCCGGAGGATAGACCGTTCATTGAGGAGATAGCGAGGCTGACCTGGGACGGCGAGGACTACCTAGCGCGGGTCTTCGACGAGTGGCTCGGCGACAACTTCTACGTGCTCGAACTCGATGGCAGAGTCATCGGGACGGCAAAACTAACCGTTCTGCCCGGAAAGGTCGGCTGGCTCGAGGGGCTGAGAGTCCACCCGGAATACAGGGGCAGGGGCTATGGGAGGCTTTTGCACGACTTCCTGCTCGAACTCGGCGAGAGACTCGCGGAGGAAGGCAAAATCGGGGCCCTTAAGTTCGCGACCTACTTCCTCAACCGCGGGAGCGTCTCGATGGCACAAAAGACCGGCTTTCATGTGAAGGCGAAGTTCTTCGTCTTCGGGGCGAAAACCGAGGGATTCCAGCCGGAGAAGCCCGAGAAAATCGAGCCGGAGCTGAGCGACCTGACCCTCGGCCTCATTCCGGTCGGCTGGCGCTTCGTGGGGAGGAGCGAAGAGGCTTTAGAGTGGATTCGGGAAAACGCCCACTTTTACGACTTCAACGGCTTCCGCTTCCTCGTCTCGAAGAAGGGAGCGACGTTCACGCCCCTCGACGTCGGCCTGGCCACGCTTAAGGCTATGCTCCCCGCCATAGCGTGGGTCGCCGAGGAGCGCGGGAGGGAGAGCTTCGACGTTATGCTCCCGAGCGGGATCAAGCCGCTCCTGCCCGGACTCAGAAGGCTCGGGCTTACCCTCTGGGACGAGACTGAGGAGCCGAACGTTCTGGTCTTCAGGAAGAGGCTGGTTTAG
- a CDS encoding AAA family ATPase: MVRGRNPFKLRTLSRRAELFGESHKKALEELESLILEGEPVVLLGPRRVGKTSLLNIALNENKNRICYLYYDLSPFMGQRAVNVSQLVVTKSNLLAFSEKAGFRVNLKIIEGWRERVTTSEYSRELLNLLRELHERCDHGAIIFDEAQTLAFLRGLDFRGVFQLIMNSYDNISLVLTGSMPGILSNYLNPEAEEAGFSRFFNEISVSRWDSKTTEEYLRKHIDIDEGEVREVSLSLSNVPGFVAMYGHLRWRGLSHSEALSRVYEKAVSLWKSDVRKFLTVYSSHTYYYLLLALAVGPPIGLRYSELMESAFEVAQKMGGSFSESSFKRALRRLRDAGFIEETETGRYLIPEPPLREALRRLRL, encoded by the coding sequence ATGGTTCGGGGTCGAAATCCGTTTAAGCTCAGAACGCTGAGTAGGAGAGCAGAGCTCTTTGGGGAAAGCCATAAAAAAGCGTTGGAGGAACTGGAGTCCCTCATCCTTGAAGGCGAGCCCGTAGTCTTGCTAGGACCGAGGAGGGTGGGAAAGACCAGCCTCCTAAACATAGCCCTGAACGAGAACAAAAACAGAATCTGCTACCTGTACTACGACCTCAGCCCGTTCATGGGGCAGAGAGCGGTAAACGTTTCCCAGCTCGTCGTTACGAAGTCGAACCTGCTGGCTTTCAGTGAGAAAGCAGGCTTTCGCGTAAACCTCAAAATAATCGAAGGATGGAGGGAAAGGGTAACGACATCGGAGTACTCAAGGGAGCTTCTCAACCTCCTCAGGGAACTCCACGAGCGGTGTGACCACGGGGCGATAATCTTCGATGAAGCCCAGACCCTGGCTTTTCTCAGGGGCCTTGACTTCAGGGGGGTCTTCCAGCTCATCATGAACTCCTACGATAATATAAGCCTCGTTTTGACCGGTTCAATGCCCGGAATCCTCTCGAACTATCTCAATCCGGAGGCGGAAGAGGCGGGATTTTCGAGGTTTTTCAACGAAATATCTGTCAGCAGGTGGGATTCCAAGACAACCGAGGAATACCTCAGGAAGCACATAGACATTGATGAGGGCGAGGTTAGAGAAGTCTCCCTGAGTCTATCGAACGTTCCCGGTTTCGTCGCCATGTACGGCCACCTCAGATGGAGGGGACTCAGCCACTCGGAGGCCCTTTCAAGGGTGTACGAAAAGGCGGTGAGCCTCTGGAAAAGCGACGTTAGAAAGTTCCTGACGGTCTACAGCTCCCACACCTACTACTACCTCCTCCTGGCATTGGCAGTTGGGCCGCCCATAGGGTTGAGGTACTCCGAGCTTATGGAAAGCGCGTTTGAAGTTGCCCAAAAAATGGGGGGCTCTTTCAGTGAATCGAGCTTTAAAAGGGCCCTGAGGCGCCTGAGGGACGCTGGCTTCATTGAAGAGACCGAAACGGGGAGGTATTTAATTCCCGAGCCCCCACTCAGAGAAGCCCTCAGGAGGCTGAGGTTATGA
- a CDS encoding tetratricopeptide repeat protein, which yields MNKADSILKRIENILWSIEVKGDFLKAREKYMEVLGEIKELPESEEKFKLMSFCMMRIANVENALGNIEDAEEFAREALKYATKSGEKVSQGRVLLVLSSILNTKQKFEEALTYVQKAKLLFKESYKEVPEFDAIQGYGWALLLEGSILLNMGKIQKAEGAAKEALKVLEGINNIPGIINAYEVLARVYDRAGRLEEKRRTEEEIKRLKENLDGG from the coding sequence ATGAACAAGGCTGATAGTATTTTAAAACGTATTGAAAACATCTTGTGGTCTATTGAAGTCAAGGGAGACTTTTTGAAAGCAAGAGAAAAATACATGGAAGTGCTTGGGGAAATAAAAGAGCTCCCAGAAAGTGAAGAGAAATTTAAGCTTATGTCATTTTGTATGATGCGAATTGCGAATGTGGAAAATGCATTGGGAAACATTGAGGATGCAGAAGAGTTTGCAAGAGAGGCACTTAAATATGCTACTAAGTCCGGAGAAAAAGTAAGTCAGGGACGAGTATTACTTGTTCTTAGTTCAATCCTCAATACAAAGCAGAAATTTGAAGAAGCCCTAACTTATGTCCAAAAAGCCAAACTTCTATTCAAAGAATCATATAAGGAGGTGCCGGAATTCGATGCTATACAAGGTTACGGATGGGCGCTTCTTCTGGAAGGGAGTATTCTTTTGAATATGGGGAAAATCCAAAAAGCGGAAGGCGCGGCAAAAGAAGCTTTGAAAGTTCTAGAAGGCATTAACAATATCCCCGGGATTATTAATGCATATGAAGTTCTCGCTAGGGTATATGATAGGGCAGGTAGGCTAGAAGAAAAACGAAGAACTGAAGAAGAAATCAAGAGGCTGAAAGAAAATCTGGATGGGGGCTAA
- a CDS encoding winged helix-turn-helix domain-containing protein produces MPDEELAREVQELRKALEELRESFALVSQLAQAYLRLINLYAQYGGLGIEVAVPEVTDPISREIVRILFDLKRANVSEIARELKGRRGKASRNTVRARLTELREMGIVVEVPGERGKVYALSRRVVKKWLEIIGIPINLDRANDYRGGWYGEREGWST; encoded by the coding sequence ATGCCCGATGAGGAACTCGCTAGGGAAGTGCAGGAGCTCAGGAAGGCGCTCGAAGAGCTCAGGGAGAGCTTTGCTCTCGTTTCCCAGCTGGCACAGGCTTACCTTCGGCTTATCAACCTCTATGCCCAGTACGGTGGGCTGGGAATAGAGGTGGCCGTTCCCGAGGTTACAGACCCGATATCGAGGGAAATCGTCCGGATTCTCTTCGACCTCAAGCGGGCAAACGTGAGCGAGATAGCGCGGGAGCTGAAGGGCAGGCGCGGAAAGGCCTCGCGGAACACCGTGAGGGCAAGGCTGACCGAGCTTCGGGAGATGGGAATCGTCGTTGAGGTTCCGGGTGAGAGGGGGAAGGTCTACGCCCTCTCCAGGCGAGTGGTCAAAAAGTGGCTTGAAATAATCGGAATCCCGATTAACCTTGACCGGGCTAATGATTATCGAGGTGGTTGGTATGGTGAACGAGAAGGTTGGAGCACCTGA
- a CDS encoding class I SAM-dependent methyltransferase yields MPIKREKAPDVGCGTGISTFALEGLGFDIVGIDIREETIQKAKEIAKRRRSKAKFYFMDAKILEFEHESFDLVALLVLPCHILVFMSLTK; encoded by the coding sequence TTGCCTATAAAAAGAGAAAAAGCTCCGGATGTTGGCTGTGGCACAGGAATTTCGACGTTTGCCTTAGAGGGACTCGGCTTTGATATTGTTGGAATAGATATTAGAGAAGAGACAATTCAAAAAGCCAAGGAAATTGCAAAGAGAAGAAGATCAAAGGCGAAGTTTTACTTTATGGATGCCAAAATATTGGAATTTGAGCATGAAAGTTTTGATCTTGTAGCTTTATTGGTTCTCCCCTGCCACATTTTAGTGTTTATGAGTTTGACGAAATAA
- a CDS encoding class I SAM-dependent methyltransferase, whose protein sequence is MERWDFDGWAESYDEDVETEDWIHRGYWRVLRLVAERAQGLVLDVGCGTGNILRFLDPENYIGVEPSAGMRRKFREKHGFEPLGGHFLRIPLPDGSVDTVITTYAFHHVPDEEKRDAIKEMLRVLRPGGKIIIADVMFESEEAKRLIGEEDGLAEEIGDEYFTTVEGLGRICAGLGLECRFERLNRYVWIAELFTTDRKG, encoded by the coding sequence ATGGAGCGCTGGGACTTCGACGGCTGGGCCGAAAGCTACGACGAGGACGTCGAGACGGAGGACTGGATACACCGCGGCTACTGGAGGGTTCTGAGGCTTGTTGCTGAGCGGGCCCAAGGGCTCGTCCTCGACGTCGGCTGTGGAACGGGCAATATTTTGCGCTTCCTCGACCCGGAAAACTACATCGGCGTCGAGCCCTCCGCGGGGATGCGCAGGAAGTTCAGGGAGAAGCACGGGTTCGAGCCCCTCGGCGGGCACTTCCTGAGGATTCCTCTCCCAGACGGGAGTGTCGATACCGTGATAACGACCTATGCCTTTCACCACGTGCCCGACGAGGAAAAGCGGGACGCGATTAAGGAGATGCTCCGCGTCCTGAGGCCCGGCGGTAAAATCATAATAGCGGACGTAATGTTCGAGTCGGAGGAGGCGAAGAGGCTCATTGGCGAGGAGGACGGTCTTGCCGAGGAGATAGGGGACGAGTACTTCACCACCGTCGAGGGGCTGGGGAGGATATGCGCCGGGCTCGGGCTGGAGTGCCGGTTTGAAAGGCTCAACCGCTACGTCTGGATTGCGGAACTGTTCACCACTGACCGGAAAGGCTAA
- a CDS encoding GNAT family N-acetyltransferase, translated as MWIKPLQTENERESCLEIARALPEWFNEAGLRAIGRDLKTEKTFVAVEGSDVLGFVTVKPLNEKALEILWMAVKRELRGQGIGTRLVEFVEEWARERCFELLVVKTSGDLSYRPYDETRRFYERRGFVRIALIDQYPEWNEPALIYAKCPRNV; from the coding sequence ATGTGGATTAAACCCCTTCAAACTGAAAATGAGAGGGAGAGCTGTCTCGAAATAGCCAGAGCTTTGCCGGAGTGGTTCAACGAGGCCGGCCTTAGGGCTATCGGGCGGGACTTAAAGACAGAGAAGACCTTCGTTGCCGTTGAGGGAAGCGACGTCCTCGGCTTCGTAACCGTAAAGCCCCTCAATGAAAAGGCCCTCGAAATCCTCTGGATGGCCGTTAAGAGGGAGCTGAGAGGCCAGGGGATTGGAACCAGACTGGTCGAGTTCGTTGAGGAGTGGGCGAGGGAAAGATGCTTCGAGCTACTCGTCGTCAAGACGTCGGGTGATTTGAGCTACAGGCCCTACGACGAGACGAGGCGCTTCTACGAGCGGAGGGGCTTCGTGAGAATCGCGCTGATTGACCAGTATCCCGAGTGGAACGAGCCGGCGCTGATTTACGCCAAGTGTCCGAGAAACGTTTAA
- a CDS encoding MFS transporter, with translation MKRTLYHLQLLTSALRTAGDAIESVALPWGILQNTGSLLSIGSFALFSHLPWVILPPLLGRALDRTAKKVRLAFLALILQSTLAVLIIPLSSNVTAFYLIVSGISALDILHRYYGFSLVASMTLDPSELQSLNAKLATVGNAVSLVAFPLAGFLSYHFGIRAMLLDAVLLLTGALALVPYLNVEVRGKSREPPLESSSGRVTIERRLVIGVLASVLLFNFALGSFRIFIFASLRKLSAGEFFYGLLQSLTTGGSLIAVVIIALLAKKSGVGLKRPLMAGMLLQSIALLIVGIPEVIALFPAVLILGFGGELLNVSFDSLMQRFISPESLGTARGLFDALATLVIPLSQLTFAWLIGRATWLNLPVGAFLLGVLALGTLAFTTRGLSLG, from the coding sequence ATGAAGCGAACCCTTTACCACCTCCAGCTCCTCACGTCAGCCCTTAGAACAGCGGGAGACGCCATCGAGAGCGTTGCCCTGCCCTGGGGCATCCTCCAGAACACCGGCTCGCTCCTCAGCATCGGCAGCTTCGCCCTCTTCTCCCACCTGCCCTGGGTTATCCTCCCGCCCCTCCTCGGAAGGGCGCTCGACAGGACGGCCAAGAAGGTCAGGCTGGCCTTCCTCGCGCTCATCCTCCAGTCTACTCTCGCGGTCCTTATAATTCCACTCTCATCGAACGTCACTGCGTTCTACCTCATCGTCTCCGGAATCTCCGCCCTCGACATCCTCCACCGCTACTATGGCTTCTCGCTGGTTGCTTCGATGACCCTCGACCCGTCGGAGCTCCAAAGCCTCAACGCAAAACTCGCCACCGTTGGAAACGCCGTTTCGCTGGTGGCTTTCCCGCTTGCCGGCTTTCTGTCATACCACTTTGGGATAAGAGCAATGCTCCTCGATGCGGTTCTCCTTCTCACCGGTGCGCTCGCGCTGGTTCCCTATCTTAATGTTGAGGTGAGAGGGAAGAGCAGGGAACCCCCGCTGGAGAGCTCCAGTGGGAGGGTAACCATTGAGAGACGGCTCGTCATCGGAGTTCTCGCCTCCGTGCTCCTCTTCAACTTCGCCCTCGGCTCGTTCAGGATTTTCATCTTCGCATCGCTGAGGAAGCTGAGCGCGGGGGAGTTCTTCTACGGCCTCCTGCAGTCGCTCACTACGGGTGGGAGCCTTATCGCCGTCGTGATTATTGCCCTTCTCGCAAAAAAGAGTGGCGTTGGTCTCAAGAGGCCGTTGATGGCTGGGATGCTCCTCCAGAGCATCGCGCTCCTCATCGTGGGCATTCCAGAGGTTATAGCGCTGTTCCCCGCGGTTCTGATCCTGGGCTTTGGCGGGGAGCTCCTCAACGTCTCGTTCGACAGCCTGATGCAGAGGTTCATTTCCCCGGAGAGCCTCGGGACCGCGAGGGGTCTCTTCGACGCCCTCGCGACGCTGGTCATCCCGCTGTCGCAACTGACGTTCGCGTGGTTGATTGGGAGGGCGACATGGCTGAACCTTCCGGTCGGTGCCTTCCTCCTTGGGGTTCTCGCGCTGGGAACCCTCGCGTTCACCACGAGAGGCCTTTCGTTAGGTTGA
- a CDS encoding M1 aminopeptidase family protein — MIEHLELHLNLDFKKGALEGKATLKLAGKAGIFLLNRGLKVDSASVPFSWRLEGLRGFEAFEVGVVRLENPLKEVKLSYSGRLESYESVLPYLKDSISREYTLLRTDSLFYPIPSEPDFESLIKSVVGSEFNAEITVEGVPEGLVVAFGGEIGGNRLRIDGTNRLDIAVAPFKVIEKGPFRLFVLGEEGIGRTLELLEKAYWFYSSILGRRTNKFTVIETPENYGGQAGKGYALVSGSSLRAEIPANLYHELAHLWNPRATPEAHLSRFFDEAFANYLTALAIGEIHGEEAFNRFIEGLRRDYEAIVGRFPEAEKLRPSEWGRLGLWELSYTKGALILYDLHLLMEDSFYDVLREIVEKESVDFERFREIIKDVSGIEINV, encoded by the coding sequence ATGATTGAGCACTTGGAACTCCATCTAAACCTCGACTTCAAAAAGGGAGCGCTGGAAGGAAAGGCAACGTTAAAGCTGGCCGGAAAAGCGGGAATCTTCCTCCTCAACAGAGGCCTGAAAGTGGACTCCGCGAGCGTCCCGTTTTCATGGCGCTTGGAGGGTCTGAGGGGCTTTGAGGCTTTTGAGGTCGGCGTCGTTCGGCTTGAGAATCCCCTCAAGGAAGTCAAGCTTAGCTATTCGGGAAGGCTTGAGAGCTATGAAAGCGTCCTCCCCTACCTCAAGGACTCCATAAGCCGGGAGTACACCCTACTCAGAACGGACTCGCTCTTTTATCCAATCCCGTCGGAGCCAGACTTTGAAAGCCTCATAAAGTCGGTCGTGGGCTCCGAATTTAACGCGGAAATAACGGTTGAGGGCGTTCCAGAAGGGCTGGTAGTGGCGTTTGGCGGAGAAATTGGGGGAAACCGACTGAGAATCGATGGCACAAACAGGCTCGACATTGCGGTGGCACCTTTTAAGGTCATTGAAAAGGGCCCCTTCAGGCTCTTCGTTCTGGGCGAGGAAGGAATCGGCAGAACCCTCGAACTGCTTGAGAAGGCATACTGGTTTTATTCGTCCATCTTGGGACGCAGGACGAATAAGTTCACCGTCATCGAGACGCCAGAGAACTACGGCGGGCAGGCCGGGAAGGGCTATGCGCTCGTCTCCGGAAGCTCGCTCAGGGCTGAGATACCCGCAAACCTCTACCACGAGCTCGCCCACCTCTGGAACCCGAGGGCAACACCCGAGGCGCACCTGAGCAGGTTCTTCGACGAGGCCTTCGCCAACTATCTAACGGCGCTTGCTATTGGGGAGATACACGGCGAGGAAGCGTTCAACCGCTTCATCGAGGGCCTGAGAAGGGACTACGAGGCCATCGTCGGGCGCTTTCCGGAGGCGGAGAAGCTCAGACCGTCGGAGTGGGGAAGGCTCGGCCTATGGGAGCTATCGTACACGAAAGGGGCCTTAATCCTTTACGACCTTCACCTGCTAATGGAGGATTCCTTCTACGACGTCCTGAGGGAGATTGTAGAGAAGGAAAGCGTAGATTTCGAGAGGTTCAGAGAAATAATCAAGGACGTATCAGGGATTGAAATCAATGTGTAG
- a CDS encoding GNAT family N-acetyltransferase, translated as MAGFNWVNWSARWGELFYYLAPEERGKGYGTEVVRLLCEYAFRHLNLRKVWAKVHSDNIPSIRVLEKNGFSLSGRFREHVWSDERYLDELIYEKFRRDEND; from the coding sequence ATCGCGGGCTTCAACTGGGTCAACTGGAGCGCGAGGTGGGGCGAGCTGTTCTACTACCTCGCACCGGAGGAGAGGGGAAAGGGTTATGGAACGGAAGTCGTGAGGCTCCTATGCGAATACGCCTTCAGGCACCTAAACCTGCGTAAGGTCTGGGCGAAGGTTCACAGCGACAACATTCCTTCAATCCGCGTTCTCGAGAAGAACGGCTTCTCATTGAGCGGACGGTTCCGGGAGCACGTCTGGAGCGACGAGAGGTACTTAGACGAGCTGATTTACGAGAAGTTCAGGAGGGATGAAAATGATTGA
- a CDS encoding CPBP family intramembrane glutamic endopeptidase gives MNPLAVFALAFLLWLSKGLYLSPLVKSLSRWTDEIVAYWGVVSAAEVLLAVLVTLLCPAVYFVRWDFPVKAFLVLFALSVLSFLPSIDELGRFLNPETEEDRKVVEFIENSSLPKLAFLQVISSALPEELSFRYVFLGLLSLWNPFAGLVAISVFFGLSHRFSHSTWSWRKLLSATLGGLVFGLGYIYTKSLLVVMAVHWLDNLLPELYIKYERARRIIAVAVPLSLLSPLVFWEVTSGLISYLRDVFSLSSLLWGVILGFAMLGVVYAGIIALKGKGG, from the coding sequence ATGAACCCGCTCGCGGTCTTCGCCTTGGCCTTCCTCCTCTGGCTCTCCAAGGGGCTTTACCTAAGCCCTCTGGTGAAAAGCCTCAGCAGATGGACGGACGAGATAGTGGCCTACTGGGGCGTTGTTTCCGCTGCCGAGGTTCTCCTCGCGGTTCTTGTGACGCTTCTCTGTCCCGCGGTTTACTTCGTCCGCTGGGACTTCCCCGTTAAGGCCTTCCTCGTGCTGTTCGCCCTTTCAGTCCTCAGCTTTCTGCCGTCGATTGATGAGTTGGGGCGCTTCCTCAACCCGGAGACGGAAGAAGACAGGAAGGTGGTCGAGTTCATCGAAAACTCAAGCCTCCCTAAGCTCGCCTTCCTTCAGGTGATAAGCTCCGCCCTTCCAGAGGAGCTCAGCTTCCGCTACGTTTTCCTCGGCCTGCTCTCGCTCTGGAATCCCTTCGCCGGGCTGGTTGCGATTTCGGTTTTCTTCGGGCTGAGCCACAGGTTCTCCCACTCCACCTGGAGCTGGAGAAAGCTACTTTCGGCGACCCTTGGAGGACTCGTTTTCGGCCTCGGCTACATTTACACGAAAAGTTTGCTCGTCGTAATGGCCGTCCACTGGCTTGACAACCTGCTTCCTGAGCTCTACATCAAGTATGAGAGGGCGAGAAGGATCATCGCGGTAGCTGTACCGCTTTCCCTCCTCTCTCCGCTGGTCTTCTGGGAGGTGACCTCGGGGCTTATCTCGTACCTCCGCGATGTCTTCTCGCTCTCGAGCCTCCTGTGGGGTGTTATACTCGGCTTCGCCATGCTGGGCGTCGTCTACGCCGGGATAATAGCCCTCAAGGGGAAAGGCGGGTGA